One window of the Novosphingobium aureum genome contains the following:
- a CDS encoding aminotransferase class V-fold PLP-dependent enzyme — MIQRNDSSRSPALSRRTLLRASTLAPLAAGLAGPALAAAGKTLPGSLAREGDFAPLAQTYLDSGTMHPVPLGAKASLDTYMTARSEGRSWSSHDTEVRIKGAFARLINAAPEDLAFVQSTTAGEQLVIEALDLPAAGGSVVTDTLHFFGSFWLYQQLGEQGVDVRWVRPVEGRIDPEAYEKAIGPDTRLVSVSLVSTYNGFEHDLARICEIAHAHGAMVYADIIHAAGTVPIDVRASGVDFAASASYKWLMGDFGLGFLYVRPDRLAALKRPRYGYYQLAKFAPHVYPYDAPGETIADMAPREDAQGMFAMGTHSHAVMAMLDWSLPRLLELGIDNIVAHRMPMLERLHAALPAKGYSVATPRDCRSPLFTCVLPDAYKRLSEPLDKAGVKITLSRNRFRVCPSWFNTMDDIERLIDALPAQDPA; from the coding sequence ATGATCCAGCGCAACGATTCGTCCCGCTCGCCCGCGCTCTCGCGCCGCACGCTGCTGCGGGCCTCGACCTTGGCCCCGCTTGCGGCAGGACTGGCCGGACCTGCTCTCGCCGCCGCCGGCAAGACCCTGCCCGGCTCGCTTGCGCGCGAAGGCGACTTCGCACCGCTGGCGCAGACCTATCTCGATTCGGGCACGATGCACCCGGTCCCGCTCGGCGCGAAGGCATCGCTCGACACGTACATGACCGCGCGCAGCGAGGGCCGCAGCTGGTCGAGCCACGATACCGAAGTGCGCATCAAGGGCGCCTTCGCACGGCTCATCAATGCCGCGCCCGAGGACCTTGCCTTCGTCCAGAGCACGACCGCGGGCGAGCAGCTGGTGATCGAGGCGCTCGACCTGCCCGCCGCCGGGGGCAGCGTGGTGACCGACACGCTGCATTTCTTCGGCTCGTTCTGGCTCTACCAGCAGCTGGGCGAGCAGGGCGTCGACGTGCGCTGGGTGCGCCCGGTCGAGGGGCGCATCGATCCCGAGGCTTACGAGAAGGCGATCGGCCCCGACACGCGCCTGGTCAGTGTCTCGCTGGTCTCGACCTACAACGGTTTCGAGCACGACCTCGCGCGGATCTGCGAGATCGCCCATGCCCATGGCGCGATGGTCTATGCGGACATCATCCATGCCGCGGGCACGGTGCCGATCGACGTGAGGGCGAGCGGCGTCGATTTCGCCGCAAGCGCCTCGTACAAGTGGCTGATGGGCGATTTCGGGCTGGGCTTTCTCTACGTGCGCCCCGACCGGCTCGCGGCGCTCAAGCGCCCGCGCTACGGCTACTACCAGCTCGCGAAGTTCGCACCCCACGTCTATCCCTACGATGCTCCGGGCGAGACCATCGCCGACATGGCCCCGCGCGAGGATGCACAGGGCATGTTCGCGATGGGCACGCATTCGCACGCGGTGATGGCGATGCTCGACTGGTCGCTCCCGCGTCTGCTCGAGCTGGGCATCGACAACATCGTCGCGCACCGCATGCCGATGCTCGAGCGGCTCCACGCGGCACTGCCCGCCAAGGGCTATTCCGTCGCGACCCCGCGCGATTGCCGCAGCCCGCTGTTCACCTGCGTGTTGCCCGATGCCTACAAGCGCCTGTCCGAACCGCTCGACAAGGCGGGCGTGAAGATCACGCTCAGCCGCAACCGTTTCCGGGTCTGCCCTTCGTGGTTCAACACCATGGACGACATCGAGCGCCTGATCGACGCGCTGCCCGCCCAAGATCCCGCCTGA
- a CDS encoding S10 family serine carboxypeptidase-like protein — protein MIPRQTRLALAPLLAALALGGCQHAGPSGKGDSIAQAPLPQCDEGAKGVRASLSTPQGPLAYRACGGWLEVEADDGTALARLFHTDYLAAARAGEKRPVAFVWNGGPGADSRLLQFHALGPRTLDGASLADNRESPLAAADLVFLDPAGTGFSRVSSEVAAKRLYATTGDIDATVRFIRDWLAAHGREGAPVYLVGESFGTWRASGVAEALIDAGQPVAGIALISGGIPMGEERDRSLMRALSLPNRTATALALGKADAALAADPEAALAASERFAREIWYPALRDPAALDDAARARVVAGLARFMGLAPAQIDAETLWVSPRAFRQALLADKGLTLGIFDMRRTGEEEDEALGSDAILAWYRDGLGIAGEAAGGEAYAGIDGAKLPVGSAWQYDQSPITKESLARAMAGEGPPSASQPWVARALEKDPAMRVFVAIGLYDSLNGCAANREAAADFPPAQARRIAMHCYRGGHMMYEDPAQAEQFAKDVSSFFRNSPDAANRE, from the coding sequence ATGATCCCTCGCCAGACCCGCCTCGCACTCGCCCCGCTTCTAGCTGCCCTTGCGCTCGGCGGATGCCAGCACGCAGGGCCTTCCGGCAAGGGCGACAGCATCGCGCAGGCACCGCTGCCGCAGTGCGATGAGGGCGCGAAGGGTGTCCGGGCGAGCCTGTCCACGCCGCAAGGACCGCTCGCCTATCGCGCCTGCGGGGGCTGGCTGGAAGTCGAGGCCGATGACGGCACTGCACTCGCCCGCCTGTTCCACACCGACTATCTTGCTGCAGCGCGTGCAGGTGAAAAGCGCCCGGTCGCCTTCGTGTGGAATGGCGGGCCGGGTGCGGATTCGCGTCTGCTCCAGTTCCACGCGCTCGGGCCGCGCACGCTCGATGGCGCAAGCCTCGCCGACAATCGCGAGAGCCCGCTTGCCGCAGCCGACCTCGTGTTCCTCGACCCTGCGGGCACCGGCTTCAGCCGCGTATCCTCGGAGGTTGCGGCGAAGCGGCTCTATGCAACCACCGGCGACATCGATGCGACCGTGCGCTTCATCCGCGACTGGCTCGCCGCGCATGGGCGCGAAGGAGCGCCGGTCTATCTCGTGGGCGAGAGTTTCGGCACGTGGCGCGCCTCGGGCGTGGCCGAGGCGCTGATCGATGCCGGGCAACCGGTGGCGGGCATCGCGCTGATCTCGGGCGGCATCCCGATGGGCGAGGAGCGCGACCGCTCGCTGATGCGCGCACTGAGCCTGCCCAACCGCACCGCCACCGCGCTGGCGCTGGGCAAGGCGGACGCTGCGCTCGCCGCCGATCCCGAGGCTGCCTTGGCCGCTTCCGAGCGCTTCGCGCGCGAAATCTGGTATCCTGCGCTGCGTGATCCGGCGGCCCTCGACGATGCAGCGCGCGCCAGGGTGGTGGCGGGCCTTGCCCGGTTCATGGGGCTGGCGCCTGCACAGATCGACGCTGAAACGCTCTGGGTCTCGCCGCGCGCTTTCCGTCAGGCCCTGCTCGCCGACAAGGGGCTGACGCTGGGCATATTCGACATGCGCCGCACCGGCGAGGAGGAGGACGAGGCGCTGGGCAGCGATGCGATCCTCGCGTGGTACCGGGACGGCCTCGGCATCGCGGGTGAGGCCGCGGGTGGCGAGGCCTATGCCGGGATCGACGGGGCGAAGCTGCCGGTCGGTTCGGCCTGGCAGTACGACCAGTCGCCGATCACGAAGGAATCGCTGGCAAGGGCGATGGCGGGGGAGGGGCCGCCAAGCGCCTCGCAGCCCTGGGTCGCGCGGGCGCTGGAAAAGGACCCGGCGATGCGCGTGTTCGTCGCCATCGGTCTTTACGATTCGCTCAATGGCTGCGCTGCCAACCGCGAGGCCGCCGCCGACTTCCCGCCCGCGCAGGCCCGCCGGATCGCCATGCACTGCTATCGCGGCGGCCACATGATGTACGAGGACCCGGCACAGGCTGAGCAATTTGCGAAGGATGTTTCTTCCTTCTTCCGCAATTCTCCCGATGCCGCCAACCGGGAATAG
- a CDS encoding TonB-dependent receptor domain-containing protein, with product MIDKSRVHGGKAGFAALMATTAATALVFGAAPAMAQESVADAATMQSSEDIVVTGSRIRRDRADESTPLLRVDEQVISDRGYISASEALNQLTSNSQALNQADNSGEGSGSGQQFPNLFGLGAGRTLTLLNGRRMVTTSSGLGDAQVDANIIPLGLLERVEVVQGGGAAVYGSDAIAGVVNYVLKDDFEGIELDAQNGISSRGDYHTYSLRGTAGMNFGGGRGNIALDVNYAKTPLLRFADRPLSALGRLTVSNPNDGGPNDGIPSVVEQLDTHFWPFNGNGVIFNTPAPFTRFLTQSNGTALQFDPSGNVVPFDPGSNVGIPFASGGDGFPYRDLVGLRTGVERFTANLIGHYDLTDEITLRTEMLYAHTEGTELPQGQSRTILNYGSYAGPVIFTTANPYLTDEARATLAAANPGFAFGAPLFLSKYFYDLTPDNTQGYKNDTYRALLGLDGEFSAGDRDFYWSVSGSYARVEGKERRWDVDNAKYNNAINAVLSGGQIVCGINADADLTNDDPSCAPINPFGNGNVSAAAQDYVSVRAGLDYTNEQVDLLATFGGDLFYLPAGAAKFSVAYEHRDEQVSYTPLAANQQGLFGGGTMEVAQSAGYNTDELSGELLIPIVDRAMNVPGIQLLELTAAGRYVDNSIAGKEQVWDLGLRWQPIDGVTLRGSRSRNFRAPTLGMLFQPATTTLASTGRDPCDADRITSGVNPQVRYANCLAVFQANPDYGVGPDGENAGLSAEERLALFQSPSENFQRAMVTTGGNPNLRNEVSDTLTYGIVLQPAFVPGLTISADRIEIDLEDGLSPFTTEDFAATCFDNADQDPAVCGAFERLAASDGLNPGGTIVTGTTTTFNAGVVKYRGEVYALDYTFMPGDLGTFHVGVNATHNSLLTTSVTGETFTRTDNTIAKPTWEGRFNLDWTRGKVRVSYQAYYLDETKARFDATIENNPNPIIDSNLTHSISTQFDAGSFILRAGVDNFTDEGPSYPQIAYGDILGRRFWIGAKVTM from the coding sequence ATGATCGACAAGTCACGCGTTCATGGCGGCAAGGCAGGGTTTGCCGCACTCATGGCAACCACCGCCGCCACGGCGCTGGTGTTCGGCGCAGCACCGGCAATGGCACAGGAAAGTGTCGCCGATGCCGCCACGATGCAGTCGTCCGAAGACATCGTCGTCACCGGCTCGCGCATCCGCCGCGACCGTGCGGACGAGAGCACCCCGCTGCTGCGCGTCGACGAGCAGGTCATTTCCGATCGCGGTTACATCTCTGCCTCCGAGGCGCTCAACCAGCTCACCTCGAACAGCCAGGCCCTGAACCAGGCCGACAACAGCGGTGAGGGCAGCGGCTCGGGCCAGCAGTTCCCCAATCTCTTCGGCCTCGGCGCCGGGCGCACGCTGACACTGCTCAACGGCCGACGCATGGTGACCACCTCCTCGGGTCTGGGCGATGCGCAGGTCGATGCCAACATCATCCCGCTCGGCCTGCTCGAGCGTGTCGAAGTCGTCCAGGGCGGCGGCGCGGCGGTCTATGGCTCGGATGCCATCGCCGGTGTCGTCAACTACGTGCTCAAGGACGATTTCGAAGGGATCGAACTCGACGCGCAGAACGGCATTTCCTCGCGCGGAGACTATCACACCTACTCGCTGCGCGGCACGGCGGGCATGAACTTCGGCGGCGGGCGCGGCAACATCGCGCTTGACGTCAACTACGCCAAGACGCCGCTGCTGCGCTTTGCCGATCGCCCGCTTTCCGCGCTCGGCCGCCTCACCGTCTCCAACCCCAACGACGGCGGCCCGAACGACGGCATCCCCTCTGTCGTCGAACAGCTCGACACCCATTTCTGGCCGTTCAACGGCAACGGCGTGATCTTCAACACGCCTGCGCCCTTTACCCGCTTCCTGACCCAGTCGAACGGCACCGCGCTCCAGTTCGATCCCAGCGGAAACGTCGTCCCCTTCGATCCGGGCAGCAATGTCGGCATTCCCTTCGCCAGCGGCGGCGACGGCTTCCCCTACCGCGACCTCGTGGGCCTGCGCACCGGGGTCGAGCGCTTCACAGCCAACCTCATCGGCCACTACGACCTGACCGACGAGATCACCCTGCGTACCGAGATGCTCTATGCCCACACCGAGGGCACCGAACTGCCGCAGGGCCAGAGCCGCACGATCCTGAACTATGGCTCCTATGCCGGCCCCGTCATTTTCACGACAGCCAACCCCTACCTCACCGACGAAGCCCGCGCGACGCTCGCCGCCGCGAACCCCGGCTTCGCCTTCGGCGCACCGCTGTTCCTCTCGAAGTACTTCTACGATCTCACCCCCGACAACACCCAGGGCTACAAGAACGACACCTACCGCGCCCTGCTCGGCCTCGATGGCGAGTTTTCCGCGGGTGACCGCGACTTCTACTGGTCGGTTTCGGGCAGCTACGCCCGTGTCGAAGGCAAGGAGCGCCGCTGGGACGTCGACAATGCCAAGTACAACAACGCGATCAATGCCGTGCTTTCGGGCGGCCAGATCGTGTGCGGCATCAATGCCGATGCCGATCTGACCAACGATGATCCCTCCTGCGCGCCCATCAACCCCTTCGGCAACGGCAATGTGAGCGCTGCGGCGCAGGACTACGTGAGCGTTCGTGCCGGTCTTGATTACACCAACGAGCAGGTTGACCTTCTCGCCACGTTCGGCGGCGACCTGTTCTATCTGCCCGCAGGTGCTGCCAAGTTCTCGGTCGCCTACGAGCACCGCGACGAGCAGGTCTCCTATACCCCGCTTGCGGCCAACCAGCAGGGCCTGTTCGGCGGCGGCACGATGGAAGTGGCGCAGTCGGCCGGCTACAACACCGACGAACTCTCGGGCGAACTGCTGATCCCGATCGTTGACCGGGCAATGAACGTGCCGGGCATCCAGCTCCTCGAGCTGACCGCCGCGGGCCGCTATGTCGACAATTCGATCGCCGGCAAGGAACAGGTCTGGGATCTCGGCCTGCGCTGGCAGCCGATCGACGGGGTGACGCTGCGTGGTTCGCGCAGCCGCAACTTCCGCGCGCCGACGCTCGGTATGCTGTTCCAGCCCGCCACCACCACGCTCGCGTCAACCGGGCGCGACCCCTGCGATGCCGACCGCATCACCAGCGGCGTCAACCCGCAGGTGCGCTATGCCAACTGCCTTGCCGTCTTCCAGGCCAACCCCGACTACGGTGTCGGCCCCGATGGCGAGAATGCCGGCCTGAGCGCCGAGGAACGCCTCGCACTGTTCCAGAGCCCCTCGGAGAACTTCCAGCGCGCAATGGTCACCACCGGTGGCAACCCGAACCTGCGCAACGAGGTCTCGGACACGCTGACGTATGGCATCGTGCTCCAGCCCGCGTTCGTCCCTGGTCTCACGATCAGTGCCGACCGCATCGAGATCGACCTCGAGGACGGCCTCTCGCCCTTCACCACCGAAGATTTCGCTGCGACCTGCTTCGACAATGCCGATCAGGACCCGGCAGTCTGCGGTGCCTTCGAGCGCCTTGCGGCTTCGGACGGCCTGAACCCGGGCGGCACCATCGTCACCGGCACGACCACGACCTTCAATGCCGGTGTCGTCAAGTACCGCGGCGAGGTCTACGCGCTCGACTATACCTTCATGCCCGGTGACCTCGGCACCTTCCATGTCGGTGTCAACGCCACGCACAACTCGCTGCTGACCACTTCGGTGACCGGTGAGACCTTCACCCGCACCGACAACACGATCGCGAAGCCGACCTGGGAAGGCCGCTTCAACCTCGACTGGACCCGGGGCAAGGTGCGCGTGAGCTACCAGGCCTACTACCTCGACGAGACCAAGGCCCGCTTCGATGCGACGATCGAGAACAATCCGAACCCGATCATCGACAGCAACCTGACGCACTCGATCTCGACCCAGTTCGATGCAGGCAGCTTCATCCTGCGCGCCGGCGTCGACAACTTCACCGACGAAGGCCCGTCGTACCCGCAGATCGCCTATGGCGACATCCTGGGACGGCGCTTCTGGATCGGTGCAAAGGTGACGATGTAA
- a CDS encoding pyridoxal phosphate-dependent aminotransferase, with product MRNSSSRSLLVSLFESSVPEPTALLREVVLEGFGEGVTARYASTFVKGNPYLVAALARNYGVEEAQVLTTTGATGALSLIYRAMLQPGERILVENPCFDVFANLAHYTGNGVDRFERRAPHYGIDPQELEAAIGPATRLVVISNLHNPSGMALDDETLRALAEIAERRGVLFVFDEVYAPYAGESARPVASRGLSSRFLSVDSLTKIYGLSTLRCGWIVGDEAVIAPIRSLAGEVEFAISTLAHGMAALVVENPQRFRDNTFSVLARARPIIESYHDHWLAEELVEGPLPAHGCITFPRLVGVEDTLHFSGWLSDRCGVLVAPGDYFGAPGHVRLGFAMEPSRLDYGLQALTDSLMTYRESYRVRTA from the coding sequence GTGCGCAACAGCTCTTCGCGCAGCCTGCTCGTCAGCCTGTTCGAGAGTTCGGTTCCCGAGCCGACAGCGCTGCTGCGCGAGGTCGTGCTCGAGGGCTTCGGCGAGGGCGTGACCGCGCGCTACGCCAGCACTTTCGTCAAGGGCAACCCCTATCTCGTGGCGGCGCTGGCGCGCAATTACGGGGTCGAGGAGGCGCAGGTTCTCACCACCACCGGGGCGACCGGCGCGCTTTCGCTGATCTACCGCGCGATGCTGCAGCCGGGTGAGCGCATCCTCGTCGAGAACCCGTGCTTCGACGTCTTTGCCAACCTTGCGCACTATACCGGCAACGGGGTCGACCGCTTCGAGCGCCGCGCTCCTCACTACGGCATAGATCCGCAGGAGCTCGAAGCCGCGATCGGCCCGGCGACGCGGCTCGTCGTCATCAGCAACCTGCACAATCCCTCAGGCATGGCGCTCGACGATGAGACCTTGCGCGCGCTGGCCGAGATCGCCGAGCGGCGCGGCGTGCTCTTCGTGTTCGACGAGGTCTACGCGCCCTATGCCGGGGAGAGCGCCCGCCCGGTCGCCTCGCGCGGGCTCTCGTCGCGTTTCCTCTCGGTCGACAGCCTGACCAAGATCTACGGCCTGAGCACCCTGCGCTGTGGCTGGATCGTCGGTGACGAGGCGGTGATCGCACCGATCCGCAGCCTTGCCGGCGAGGTCGAGTTCGCGATCTCGACGCTGGCGCACGGCATGGCCGCGCTGGTCGTCGAAAACCCGCAGCGCTTTCGCGACAACACCTTCTCGGTGCTCGCGCGCGCGCGCCCGATCATCGAGTCCTATCACGATCACTGGCTCGCCGAGGAGCTGGTCGAGGGGCCGCTGCCGGCACATGGTTGCATCACCTTCCCGCGTCTCGTCGGGGTGGAGGACACGCTGCATTTTTCCGGGTGGCTTTCCGACCGCTGCGGGGTACTTGTCGCGCCGGGGGACTATTTCGGGGCACCGGGCCATGTCCGGCTCGGCTTCGCGATGGAGCCCTCTCGCCTCGACTACGGGCTCCAGGCATTGACCGACAGCCTGATGACCTATCGTGAAAGCTACCGGGTAAGAACTGCATGA